GAAGGAATGTTCAAAACAGAACTTATTGAACGTAAACAATTTAAATATCCGCCATTTGTACGTTTGATAGAAATTACTTTACGCCATAAAGATGTGCAAGTTTTGAATAATGCATCAGAAACGTTAGCCATTCAAATGCGCAAACTTTTCGGCAGTCGTGTTTTAGGTCCGAACGTGCCACCTGTTACACGCATTCAAAATTTGTATATAAAAAATATATTATTGAAACTGGAAACTGAAATTTCTTCAGAACAATCAAAGAATATTTTACAACAAATTATCAACGAAATCCTCTCACGAAAAGAATTTAAAAGTGTTCGTATCAGTTTGGATGTTGACCCGATGTAGATTTTTGGAAAAAATGGAAAATTTAAATTTTAATCGGATAGCTGAAAATAACATCACTTCTCTAAAAGAAAATGAGATATTTGTTTTCGGGAGTAACCTGAATGGTTTTCACGGAGGAGGCGCAGCGCATATTGCTTATGAGAAATTTGGCGCAACTTGGGGAAAAGGTGTCGGATTGCAAGGAAAATGTTACGCTATTCCTACTATGCACGGCGGAATTGATAAAATAAAACCTTACGTGGACGAATTTATTCATTTTGCAAAGGAAAATAAAAATCTAAAATTTCTTGTAACCCGTATCGGATGTGGAATTGCGGGATTTACCGATAAAGAAATAGCTCCCCTTTTTAAAGACGCTTTAAACGTGGAAAATATTTACCTTCCTGAAAGTTTTATAAAAATATTATCCAAATAAGTTAAGATTATTTCACTTTATACCTGCTATTTTTTGCATCACACTGGTAGTTCTTGCTCCTGAGGTTCCTGTACTTGGGCATTTCCCTTTTCCAATAAGCTCATCTACAACAGTTTGTATTAATGGTTGTTGAATATGTTGGGGATTTTCTATTTCTATAACTTCTTTTCCTTTGGAAGTAGTAATTTCTATCTTCATTGGATTTCCGAAAGAATTATAGATTAAATGACCTTTTGAACCAAGAATCGTTGTAACTTCTTTTTCCGAAGATTTATCGGTTGTAAAACACCATAAACCGGTTCCTACAACTCCATTTTCAAACAAAAAACTTCCGGCTACAATATCATCGGCAGGATAAAGTTTTGCTTGGTTTTGAGCTATTCCTTTTGCTTCAATTATTTTTCCAAAAATACTGTCCAAATAATCCAACTGATGCGAAGCCATATCGTGCAAATAACCGCCGCCGGATATTTCAGGCAAAACCCGCCAGTTATTTTCCAAATCGTAATCTATATCTAACGGACTTCGATACATCTCGATATTTACAAATCGAATTTTTCCAATTTCTCCTTTTTCAATTATTTCGCTCACTTTTTTGAATCCTTCCAGTGCTCTACGATAGTAAGCCACAAATAGCGGAACATCCGCTTTTTCGCACGCTTCAATCATTTTCTTACATTCTTCCTCCGTATTTGCCATCGGCTTTTCCACGTAAACAGCTTTCCCCGCAGCGGCAGCTTGTAGTGTAAGTTCGCAATGTGAACCGGGCGGTGTAGAAATATATACAATATTTATTTCCGGGTCATTGAAAATATCATCGGAATTCGTTGTCCAATTTGGGATATTATGTCGTTTTGCAAAATCCTCCGCTTTTGCAGCAGTTCTGCGCATAACCGTTTTTACTTCAGAATGGAGAGTTTTGTACATCCCCGGTACGCTTTTTACTTCACAAACATCTCCGGCTCCAATCACACCCCAAATCACTTTTTTAAAAGTTTTCATATATTCTTAATTTTTATATTCAAAAGTTGAGGGAGTGAAGTTAGAAAAAATCATCTTACCGAAAAAATATTTGTTAAATAATTTGGAAATTTAAAAAGATTTATCGTATTTTGTGATATTATTTTAATATCAAAATAAATAAATCTATGAAAACACAGGAAGTAAATTTTTCAGGATTAAAATTACCGGGAATTCTGACAATATTTGTTAATCTGCTGGTCTTAATTGGAATTGTCATTCTTTTTATCTATCAGGTTAGCAGCGATTCTCCTAATGCATTACTCATCATTTTGAGTATTTTGCTATTTATATGCAATTTAATTTCGTGGGCAGGTTTTATGCAAATTGAACCTAACGAAGCACGTGTTATGGTTTTCTTCGGAAAATACAAAGGAACTGTAAAAGAAAATGGATTTTTTTGGGTAAATCCGTTTTACAATAAGAAAAAATTAACGCTTCGTGCGCGAAATTTAGACGCTGAACCAATTAAAGTAAACGACAAAACCGGCAACCCCATCATGATTGGAATGGTTGTGGTTTGGCGAGTTGTAGACACATATAAAGCATCATTTGATGTCGATAACGCATCTATGACTAACAATATTTCAGGCGCTCCCCACGATAATGTGAATGCGAAAATGAAAGCGTATGAGAACTTTGTGAAAATTCAAAGCGATGCCGCTTTAAGAAACGTAGCCGGAATGTATGCTTATGATCATACTGATACGAACGACGCAAAAGAACTCACATTACGTTCGGGAGGAGAAGAAATCAATGAAATTTTGGAAAAACAAATCAATGAACGGTTAAGCATTGCCGGAATTGAAGTGGTGGAAGCACGTATTAATTATTTGGCGTACGCGCCTGAAATTGCAGCCGTAATGTTACGCCGTCAGCAAGCAGATGCAATTATTGCTGCACGTGAAAAAATTGTGGAAGGAGCTGTGGGAATGGTTAAAATGGCTTTGACAAAACTTTCAAAAGAAGAAATTATTGACCTCGACGATGAAAAGAAAGCCGCTATGGTTAGCAATTTAATGGTAGTTCTTTGCGGAGAATCCAACGCACAACCCATAGTAAATACCGGAACTTTACATCAATAAATTTGGCAAAAGAAAGTAAAAATAAAACATTCGTGCTTCGCATTGATGCGGAACAAATGGAAGCGCTTGAAAAGTGGGCGGCGGATGAATTTCGCAGCATCAACGGGCAAATTTTGTATCTGCTCGAACAAGCTCTAATTAAAAACGGAAGAAAACCGAAGAAAAAGAAAGAAGTTTAAATTGAAAAAATAAATCATTTAATAGTTAATCTCACTAAAATTTAGTTTCAAAATTTCGCACAAAAAAATATTTAACGGAAAAATCATTATATTTGTAGTTTGCTACTGATGTAGTGATTTTTTCTTTTTAAAAATATTGAACTATGAAACATTTTCCTCCCTCCGAATTAATAATCAATGCCGATGGAAGTATTTTCCACCTCCACGTAAAACCTGAACAACTTGCCGATAATGTAATACTTGTAGGAGATCCGGGACGAGTAGCACTGGTAGCATCTTATTTCGACAGCCAAGAATGCAGCATTTCGAGCCGTGAATTCAATACTATTACCGGAACTTATAAAGGCAAAAGAATTACGGTTGTTTCCACAGGAATAGGAACAGATAATATTGATATCGTTGTAAACGAATTGGACGCGCTAGCAAATATTGATTTAAATA
The genomic region above belongs to uncultured Paludibacter sp. and contains:
- a CDS encoding conserved hypothetical protein (Evidence 4 : Unknown function but conserved in other organisms) encodes the protein MLTRCRFLEKMENLNFNRIAENNITSLKENEIFVFGSNLNGFHGGGAAHIAYEKFGATWGKGVGLQGKCYAIPTMHGGIDKIKPYVDEFIHFAKENKNLKFLVTRIGCGIAGFTDKEIAPLFKDALNVENIYLPESFIKILSK
- a CDS encoding putative dehydrogenase (Evidence 3 : Putative function from multiple computational evidences), with the translated sequence MKTFKKVIWGVIGAGDVCEVKSVPGMYKTLHSEVKTVMRRTAAKAEDFAKRHNIPNWTTNSDDIFNDPEINIVYISTPPGSHCELTLQAAAAGKAVYVEKPMANTEEECKKMIEACEKADVPLFVAYYRRALEGFKKVSEIIEKGEIGKIRFVNIEMYRSPLDIDYDLENNWRVLPEISGGGYLHDMASHQLDYLDSIFGKIIEAKGIAQNQAKLYPADDIVAGSFLFENGVVGTGLWCFTTDKSSEKEVTTILGSKGHLIYNSFGNPMKIEITTSKGKEVIEIENPQHIQQPLIQTVVDELIGKGKCPSTGTSGARTTSVMQKIAGIK
- a CDS encoding Band 7 protein, with protein sequence MKTQEVNFSGLKLPGILTIFVNLLVLIGIVILFIYQVSSDSPNALLIILSILLFICNLISWAGFMQIEPNEARVMVFFGKYKGTVKENGFFWVNPFYNKKKLTLRARNLDAEPIKVNDKTGNPIMIGMVVVWRVVDTYKASFDVDNASMTNNISGAPHDNVNAKMKAYENFVKIQSDAALRNVAGMYAYDHTDTNDAKELTLRSGGEEINEILEKQINERLSIAGIEVVEARINYLAYAPEIAAVMLRRQQADAIIAAREKIVEGAVGMVKMALTKLSKEEIIDLDDEKKAAMVSNLMVVLCGESNAQPIVNTGTLHQ
- a CDS encoding conserved hypothetical protein (Evidence 4 : Unknown function but conserved in other organisms), translating into MLRIDAEQMEALEKWAADEFRSINGQILYLLEQALIKNGRKPKKKKEV